In Opitutus sp. ER46, one DNA window encodes the following:
- a CDS encoding NAD(P)H-dependent oxidoreductase — MNTTSLRLLHLDSSITGENSVSRLLTAEVVAAEQHLHPQLSVTYRDLAAQPLAHLSAGHLAGSPETAAERAAGAAALEEFLAADIVVIGAPMYNFGIPSQLKAWFDRVAVAGKTFEYTSSGPRGLAGNKRVIVVSSRGGAYAQTPLEVLDHQESYLRAVLGFLGITDITFVRAENTSRAALRAASLAAARSQIAQLAA; from the coding sequence ACACCACATCGCTCCGCCTGCTCCACCTCGACTCCAGCATCACGGGCGAGAACTCGGTCTCGCGCCTGCTCACGGCCGAAGTCGTCGCCGCCGAACAGCATCTGCACCCGCAGCTCAGCGTCACCTACCGCGACCTCGCGGCCCAGCCGCTGGCCCATCTTTCCGCCGGGCATCTGGCCGGGTCGCCCGAGACGGCGGCCGAGCGCGCGGCGGGCGCTGCCGCGCTCGAGGAGTTCCTCGCCGCCGACATCGTCGTGATCGGCGCGCCCATGTACAACTTCGGCATTCCGTCGCAGCTCAAGGCCTGGTTCGACCGCGTGGCGGTGGCCGGAAAGACCTTCGAATACACCAGCAGCGGTCCGCGCGGGCTCGCGGGCAACAAGCGCGTGATCGTCGTCTCCTCCCGCGGCGGCGCCTACGCGCAGACGCCGCTCGAGGTCCTCGATCACCAGGAGTCCTATCTCCGCGCCGTGCTCGGCTTCCTCGGCATCACCGACATCACGTTCGTCCGCGCGGAGAACACCTCCCGCGCGGCGCTCCGGGCCGCCTCGCTCGCCGCGGCGCGTTCGCAGATCGCCCAACTCGCGGCCTGA
- a CDS encoding SRPBCC family protein, whose protein sequence is MIRHLHREQFVAGDPARIWDFFCAPGNLDTLTPPQLRFRIVGDPPARMYAGQMIEYRVGILPGVWTRWLTEITHVRAGEYFVDEQRIGPYRLWHHEHRFAPVVGGLQMTDHVTYDVGWGPAGALAERLWVRGQLRRIFDYRHDRIAALFPT, encoded by the coding sequence ATGATTCGCCACCTGCACCGCGAGCAGTTCGTTGCCGGCGATCCGGCGCGCATCTGGGATTTCTTCTGCGCGCCCGGCAACCTCGACACCCTCACCCCGCCGCAACTCCGGTTCCGGATCGTCGGGGATCCGCCGGCCCGCATGTACGCGGGGCAGATGATCGAGTACCGCGTCGGCATCCTACCGGGGGTGTGGACGCGCTGGCTCACGGAGATCACGCACGTGCGCGCGGGCGAATACTTCGTTGATGAGCAGCGGATCGGCCCATACCGCCTCTGGCATCACGAGCACCGTTTCGCACCGGTCGTCGGCGGGCTGCAGATGACCGACCACGTGACTTATGATGTCGGCTGGGGACCGGCCGGCGCGCTCGCCGAGCGCCTCTGGGTGCGCGGCCAGCTCCGGCGGATTTTCGACTACCGGCACGATCGGATTGCCGCGCTCTTTCCCACCTGA
- a CDS encoding SRPBCC family protein, which produces MKTHPQMNAQPARFPAPGEVRLVRTLPGPIERVWEYLTDPDKRSRWFAGGPMEPRAGGKMELYFRHANLAPDEVPPEGYREHHDPGTRMSGAVLRWEPPHVLSYTFGSSSDVTFELTTQGEDVLLVVTHRSRGEDLASIAEFASGWHIHLDHLWAQLAAAPRPKFWAAFAVLHPFYQQKLGAAAV; this is translated from the coding sequence ATGAAGACCCACCCACAGATGAACGCCCAACCCGCCCGCTTTCCCGCGCCCGGCGAGGTGCGCCTCGTGCGCACGCTCCCGGGGCCAATCGAGCGGGTCTGGGAGTACCTGACCGATCCGGACAAGCGCAGCCGCTGGTTCGCCGGCGGGCCGATGGAGCCGCGTGCGGGCGGCAAGATGGAGCTGTACTTCCGGCATGCGAACCTCGCCCCCGACGAGGTGCCGCCGGAAGGCTATCGCGAGCATCATGATCCCGGCACGCGGATGTCGGGAGCCGTGCTGCGCTGGGAGCCACCGCACGTGTTGAGCTACACGTTTGGCTCGAGCTCCGACGTTACCTTCGAGCTGACCACCCAGGGGGAGGACGTGCTGCTGGTGGTGACGCACCGCTCCCGCGGGGAGGATCTCGCGTCGATCGCGGAGTTCGCGAGCGGCTGGCACATCCACCTTGATCACCTGTGGGCGCAACTGGCCGCCGCCCCGCGTCCCAAGTTCTGGGCGGCGTTCGCCGTGCTCCACCCGTTCTATCAGCAGAAACTGGGCGCGGCGGCAGTCTGA
- a CDS encoding metalloregulator ArsR/SmtB family transcription factor produces the protein MQSLAAIADPTRRRIVELLAARDRTAGELVEEFDLSAPAISQHLNVLREAGLIATRAEGKTRIQSLNPAAFDELDAWLQRQRQLWSRRLDALERELRAEDQRKRKP, from the coding sequence ATGCAGAGCCTTGCCGCCATCGCCGATCCGACGCGTCGCCGCATTGTTGAGCTGCTGGCGGCGCGCGACCGCACCGCGGGCGAACTGGTCGAGGAATTCGATCTGAGCGCGCCCGCCATTTCGCAGCACCTGAATGTCCTTCGTGAAGCCGGGCTCATTGCGACCCGGGCGGAGGGAAAGACTCGCATCCAGTCCCTCAACCCCGCCGCGTTCGACGAACTCGACGCGTGGCTGCAGCGCCAGCGCCAGCTCTGGAGCCGCCGCCTCGACGCCCTCGAGCGGGAGTTGCGGGCCGAGGACCAGCGAAAACGAAAGCCATAA
- a CDS encoding PDZ domain-containing protein, translating into MAPSRFPPLLRLILFFVGPFAGLERAAQAAEGVDAVEPPPVQMEAVAVKGDVFRTLGTHGVIHGNLGSLVGAHNVRCQITAVNPASPAFRSGLRAGDELLGVAGKGMNAYSIYGLRAVLQEALRAGRAFDCLVDAPGRGRRTVSFQAMAEPKHLWLPAPPPAPPPGTEPLAPGSAAPLWRNAGRASAMACLETLLWARHRHDPDAIAVCLDPDDPALEPMRVLFAALPESGRAYYRSPARMLAVFVSQEMPPAETKSRQTSLRSDRASCALELRFAEPTDVRTLRRVFRFVRRGDTWCWSPARDALRDYAEFYRGVPFGLATPDAVPAIAWFFQSY; encoded by the coding sequence ATGGCTCCGAGTCGTTTCCCGCCGCTGCTGCGGTTGATCCTATTTTTTGTCGGACCGTTTGCCGGCCTGGAACGGGCTGCCCAGGCCGCGGAGGGGGTGGACGCGGTGGAGCCGCCGCCGGTGCAGATGGAGGCGGTCGCAGTGAAGGGAGATGTCTTTCGCACGCTCGGCACCCATGGCGTGATTCACGGCAACCTGGGGTCTCTGGTCGGGGCGCACAATGTGCGTTGCCAGATCACCGCGGTAAATCCGGCGTCACCTGCGTTTCGCAGCGGCTTGCGCGCTGGAGATGAACTCCTGGGAGTGGCGGGCAAGGGGATGAACGCGTACTCGATCTATGGGTTGCGCGCCGTGCTCCAGGAGGCGCTGCGGGCGGGACGAGCGTTTGATTGCCTCGTCGACGCGCCGGGCCGGGGGCGGCGGACGGTGAGCTTCCAGGCCATGGCCGAACCGAAGCATCTCTGGTTGCCAGCGCCACCTCCCGCACCGCCGCCGGGAACGGAGCCCCTGGCGCCCGGCTCCGCGGCGCCGCTCTGGCGCAACGCCGGTCGGGCGTCTGCGATGGCGTGCCTGGAGACCCTGCTCTGGGCCCGCCACCGCCACGACCCCGATGCCATTGCGGTGTGTCTAGATCCCGACGACCCGGCGCTCGAGCCGATGCGGGTTCTCTTCGCCGCGCTGCCCGAGTCGGGACGCGCCTACTACCGTTCGCCGGCACGCATGCTGGCGGTCTTCGTCAGCCAGGAGATGCCGCCGGCCGAAACGAAGTCGCGCCAGACGTCGCTGCGTTCGGACCGGGCCTCGTGCGCCCTGGAGTTGCGCTTTGCGGAACCGACGGACGTCCGGACGCTGCGGCGGGTCTTCCGTTTCGTGCGCCGCGGTGACACGTGGTGTTGGAGTCCGGCGCGCGATGCGCTGCGCGACTACGCCGAGTTTTACCGTGGGGTGCCTTTCGGGCTGGCAACGCCCGATGCCGTGCCGGCGATCGCCTGGTTCTTCCAATCGTACTGA
- the ilvD gene encoding dihydroxy-acid dehydratase, producing MATSDTIKRGPLRAPQRSLLRATGAIQSEADWDKPFIAVANSFVQIIPGHAHLDVVGRKVREAIRAAGGVPFEFNTIGVDDGIAMGHSGMKYSLASRELIADCMETMLRAHCFDGVVCIPNCDKIVPGMLMAVARVNLPAIFVSGGPMQAGRIPSSGRVLDFASVSEAVGQFSRQAITEAELTEIERFACPSCGSCSGMFTANSMNCLCEALGIALPGNGTVLATDPKRDALFRAAGQRIVALVRDQVRPSDILTRAAFENALALDMAMGGSSNTILHALAIAREAGVDLRLDELNAVSERVPHICKVAPSGVHHMEDIDRAGGIPAILKTLSTRPGLLHLEAAMVSGQTLGAQLQAAEVRDPEVIHPLAQPYSERGGLAVLYGNLAPEGSVVKAAGVAPSMMTFRGPAVIFESEEEARIGILCGKVQAGQVVVIRYEGPCGGPGMQEMLAPTAALAGRGLAESVALITDGRFSGATRGGAIGHVSPEAAAGGAIALIEPGDIIEIDIPHRALRLAVDELTLERRRAQAPWRKRQPKLSGWLARYASMVTSAAEGAILRVPQVVR from the coding sequence ATGGCCACCAGCGACACCATCAAGCGCGGACCCCTCCGGGCCCCTCAACGCTCCCTGCTCCGCGCCACCGGCGCGATCCAGTCCGAGGCGGACTGGGATAAGCCGTTCATCGCGGTCGCAAACTCCTTTGTGCAAATCATCCCGGGGCATGCGCATCTCGATGTCGTTGGCCGCAAGGTGCGCGAGGCCATCCGCGCCGCCGGCGGCGTGCCCTTCGAGTTCAACACCATCGGGGTCGATGACGGCATCGCGATGGGCCACAGCGGCATGAAGTACTCGCTGGCGTCGCGGGAACTCATTGCGGACTGCATGGAGACCATGTTGCGGGCGCACTGCTTCGACGGCGTCGTCTGCATCCCGAACTGCGACAAGATCGTTCCGGGCATGCTCATGGCCGTGGCCCGGGTCAACCTGCCGGCGATCTTCGTCTCCGGCGGGCCGATGCAGGCCGGCCGCATCCCGTCGTCCGGCCGCGTGCTCGACTTTGCGTCGGTGTCCGAGGCCGTCGGCCAGTTCTCCCGCCAGGCGATCACCGAGGCGGAGCTCACCGAGATCGAGCGGTTTGCCTGCCCCTCCTGCGGTTCCTGCTCCGGCATGTTCACCGCGAACTCGATGAACTGCCTTTGCGAGGCGCTCGGCATCGCGCTGCCCGGCAATGGCACCGTGCTCGCGACCGACCCGAAGCGCGACGCCCTATTCCGCGCCGCCGGCCAGCGCATCGTCGCCCTCGTGCGGGACCAGGTGCGGCCGTCGGACATCCTCACCCGCGCGGCGTTCGAGAACGCGCTGGCGCTCGACATGGCGATGGGCGGGTCGTCCAACACCATCCTGCACGCGCTGGCGATCGCGCGGGAGGCCGGGGTCGACCTGCGACTCGACGAGTTGAACGCCGTTTCCGAGCGCGTGCCGCACATCTGCAAGGTCGCGCCGTCGGGCGTGCATCACATGGAGGACATCGACCGCGCCGGTGGCATTCCGGCGATTCTGAAGACGCTGAGCACGCGGCCCGGCCTGCTGCACCTCGAGGCGGCGATGGTCTCCGGCCAGACGCTCGGCGCCCAGTTGCAGGCGGCGGAGGTGCGTGACCCCGAGGTGATCCACCCGCTCGCGCAGCCCTACTCGGAGCGCGGCGGACTCGCGGTGCTCTACGGCAACCTGGCCCCCGAAGGCTCGGTGGTAAAGGCGGCCGGCGTGGCGCCGTCGATGATGACGTTCCGCGGGCCGGCGGTGATTTTCGAGTCCGAGGAGGAGGCGCGCATCGGCATCCTCTGCGGCAAGGTTCAGGCGGGGCAGGTGGTGGTGATCCGCTATGAAGGCCCGTGCGGCGGCCCCGGCATGCAGGAAATGCTGGCGCCCACCGCCGCGCTCGCCGGCCGCGGGCTGGCCGAGTCCGTGGCGTTGATTACGGACGGCCGCTTCTCCGGCGCCACGCGGGGTGGCGCGATCGGGCACGTTTCCCCGGAGGCTGCGGCCGGGGGCGCGATCGCCCTGATCGAGCCCGGCGACATCATCGAGATCGACATCCCGCACCGTGCGCTCCGGCTCGCCGTGGACGAACTCACGCTGGAGCGCCGCCGGGCGCAGGCGCCGTGGCGTAAACGCCAGCCGAAGCTCTCCGGCTGGTTGGCCCGCTACGCCAGCATGGTCACCAGCGCCGCCGAGGGCGCGATCCTGCGCGTGCCGCAGGTCGTGCGCTGA